In Megasphaera vaginalis (ex Bordigoni et al. 2020), a single genomic region encodes these proteins:
- a CDS encoding phosphate--AMP phosphotransferase has translation MSTYIKELSRKEKKSLAVLGEELAVLQRSIIAEKGSVCILIDGWENSGKGEVISRLTQELDPRYYEVVEMPSHWEAKHSHRLFRSFWAALPRKGHITIFDRSIYNGILHNPEISEKTLDGRLEDLTAFIRMLTDDGMIVIKLFLQISHDEQKNRIRAIEKTEFKKEILSTLDYDQEKRYADFADHFAEIISRTNRLYSQWHMIAMDDMKDGCRAAMSIVKDELTAGLDAFRSLQALNAASREEKTTAEIASYPSAFPANLTLEVAEQDYRQRLKELQEKARRLAYMMYICHIPTICVFEGMDAAGKGGSIKRLTKEIDPRSYTIATTAAPTAEELSFHYLRRFMTKIPEPGKITIFDRSWYGRVMVERVERLAAPREWRRAYEEINAMERFLKHIGVNFMKFFLVIDSEEQLRRFNDRQNTPEKQWKITDEDWRNRDKWDLYNDAYQEMFYRTSTSTAPWIIVEGNVKYHARLKVLHTFVTQSERKLRSYEENHAKEFNWKNLWNEYETIGT, from the coding sequence ATGAGTACCTATATAAAAGAACTTTCCAGAAAGGAGAAAAAAAGTCTGGCCGTATTGGGAGAAGAATTGGCCGTCTTACAGCGCAGCATTATCGCCGAAAAGGGATCGGTCTGCATCCTCATCGACGGCTGGGAAAATTCCGGCAAAGGCGAAGTGATCTCGCGATTGACGCAGGAATTGGATCCTCGGTATTATGAAGTCGTGGAGATGCCTTCTCACTGGGAAGCCAAACACAGCCACCGGCTTTTCCGTTCGTTCTGGGCCGCCCTGCCGCGCAAGGGACATATTACCATCTTCGACCGCTCTATTTACAACGGCATTCTCCACAATCCGGAGATTTCCGAAAAAACGCTGGACGGACGGCTCGAAGACTTGACGGCTTTTATTCGCATGCTTACCGATGACGGCATGATCGTGATCAAGCTGTTTCTCCAAATCAGTCACGACGAACAGAAAAATCGGATCCGCGCCATTGAAAAGACGGAATTTAAAAAAGAAATCCTGTCGACGCTGGATTATGACCAGGAAAAGCGATACGCCGACTTCGCCGATCACTTCGCCGAAATTATCAGCCGCACAAACCGCCTTTACAGCCAATGGCACATGATTGCGATGGATGATATGAAAGACGGCTGCCGCGCAGCCATGTCCATCGTCAAAGACGAGCTGACAGCCGGCCTTGACGCCTTCCGCAGCCTGCAGGCGCTGAATGCCGCATCGCGGGAAGAAAAAACGACGGCCGAAATCGCGTCCTATCCCAGCGCCTTCCCAGCGAACCTGACGCTGGAAGTTGCAGAACAGGACTACCGGCAACGCTTGAAAGAGCTGCAGGAAAAAGCCCGTCGTCTTGCATATATGATGTATATTTGCCATATCCCGACGATCTGTGTCTTTGAAGGCATGGACGCCGCCGGCAAAGGCGGCAGCATCAAACGGCTGACAAAGGAAATCGATCCGCGCAGCTATACGATCGCTACCACGGCGGCGCCGACGGCGGAAGAATTAAGTTTTCACTATCTGCGGCGCTTCATGACGAAAATACCGGAACCGGGAAAAATCACGATATTTGACCGTTCCTGGTACGGCCGCGTCATGGTCGAACGCGTGGAAAGGCTGGCCGCTCCCCGCGAATGGCGGCGCGCCTACGAAGAGATCAACGCCATGGAACGGTTCTTAAAGCACATTGGCGTCAACTTTATGAAATTTTTCCTGGTTATCGATAGCGAAGAGCAGCTGCGCCGCTTCAACGATCGGCAAAATACACCGGAAAAGCAATGGAAAATCACCGACGAAGATTGGCGCAATCGCGATAAATGGGATCTGTACAACGATGCTTATCAGGAAATGTTTTACCGCACATCGACATCGACGGCGCCGTGGATAATCGTAGAGGGAAACGTCAAATACCATGCCCGTCTGAAAGTTCTCCATACCTTTGTCACGCAAAGCGAACGGAAACTGCGCAGCTACGAAGAAAACCATGCGAAAGAGTTTAACTGGAAAAATCTCTGGAACGAATATGAAACGATCGGCACGTAA
- a CDS encoding CobW family GTP-binding protein, with the protein MKIPVIIISGFLGTGKTTFIRQLLTEFGNTERIMVIENDFGTVNFDAAVLANDGIRIQELTSGCICCSLAGDFRSSLRQVLCKADVDLIIIEPSGVAKLSDIIAICDSEELRDKLLLVRAVTIADGQQSLLYLRNFGEFFTDQIVNGDAIFISHTDEDKKRTERTLAAIGELNSVAPVYTQPWSELNLRELLLTRRKTADGVVAPDSDGHGRLEQTHDGSHDHHDHGHDHHGHDHHDHHDHDHHDHDHHGHDHHHHGAADVFTAVTVDVSRQRPVDDWKELAAVTLDGAYGTVLRLKGVAAVPSGAVILQYSGGPVRLDETTLEPSTLTIIGSHLQEGALKALWEA; encoded by the coding sequence ATGAAAATACCAGTAATTATCATTTCCGGCTTTTTAGGAACGGGAAAAACAACATTTATCCGGCAGCTTTTAACGGAATTCGGCAATACGGAACGGATTATGGTCATTGAAAACGATTTCGGTACCGTTAATTTCGATGCCGCAGTATTGGCCAATGACGGTATTCGCATACAGGAGCTGACGTCGGGCTGTATTTGCTGCAGTCTTGCCGGCGATTTTCGCAGCTCGCTGCGGCAGGTGCTCTGCAAGGCCGATGTCGACCTGATCATCATCGAACCGTCCGGCGTTGCCAAGCTTTCTGATATTATAGCTATTTGCGACAGCGAGGAACTGAGGGACAAATTGCTCCTCGTCCGCGCCGTTACGATTGCCGACGGGCAGCAGAGCTTGCTTTATCTGCGGAATTTCGGGGAATTTTTTACCGATCAGATCGTCAACGGCGATGCAATTTTTATCAGTCATACCGATGAAGATAAAAAGCGGACGGAAAGGACGCTGGCGGCAATTGGCGAACTGAATTCGGTGGCGCCGGTTTATACGCAGCCTTGGAGCGAGTTGAATCTGAGGGAGTTGCTTTTGACGCGGCGAAAGACGGCTGACGGCGTCGTCGCACCCGATTCGGACGGACATGGCCGGTTGGAACAGACACACGACGGCAGTCACGATCACCATGATCACGGCCACGATCACCACGGCCACGATCACCACGACCACCATGACCACGACCACCATGATCACGATCACCACGGCCATGATCATCATCACCACGGTGCCGCCGATGTTTTTACGGCTGTTACTGTCGACGTTTCCCGGCAGCGCCCGGTAGATGATTGGAAAGAGCTGGCAGCAGTCACGCTCGACGGCGCTTACGGTACGGTCTTGCGGCTGAAAGGGGTGGCGGCCGTGCCGTCAGGCGCCGTGATCCTTCAATACAGCGGCGGCCCCGTCCGTTTGGACGAAACGACGCTGGAGCCGTCGACGTTGACGATCATCGGCTCCCATTTACAGGAGGGAGCCCTCAAAGCGTTGTGGGAGGCGTAA
- a CDS encoding cupin domain-containing protein encodes MAEVQIKNMEHKKVLALASLVTVVPGQVVSRTLAQNDAVSLTLFAFSKGEEISTHESKGDALVTVLEGTGKITISGVDYTVESGQSLVMPAEQPHAVFALNDFKMLLTVVFPHKQEIN; translated from the coding sequence ATGGCAGAAGTGCAGATCAAGAATATGGAGCACAAAAAAGTTCTGGCCTTGGCCAGTCTTGTAACCGTCGTGCCGGGACAAGTCGTCAGCCGGACGCTGGCGCAGAATGACGCCGTCAGCCTGACGCTCTTCGCCTTTTCCAAAGGAGAAGAAATCAGCACGCACGAATCAAAAGGCGACGCCCTGGTCACCGTTCTTGAAGGGACTGGAAAAATAACGATCAGCGGTGTAGACTATACAGTAGAAAGCGGTCAGTCTCTGGTCATGCCGGCAGAACAGCCTCACGCCGTTTTTGCCTTAAATGACTTCAAGATGCTTCTTACTGTCGTCTTTCCTCATAAACAGGAAATTAATTAA
- a CDS encoding TIGR03943 family putative permease subunit, with product MIRYTSVNLQALLEGVSFLAAGGVTAAMLATGRYLSFVAPRLFPCLCLMAAVMTVWGGVSLRQMGRPVYRFSYGHCLTLLIPVLLFAGPLLLGTAYSPGIGAVSAAAAETADDVAEKPYGIDFDADHGSGIDNEGKRIILTTANYYSVILTLTKDIKAYEGYDIYMIGFVSYSDGRLKDNSFVLARYLMFCCVNDLSPFGLDCLYTGNKRWPENQWVAVKGTVTSRTYHSRPQPTIQVEKIVPAKRVPGYVYPQ from the coding sequence TTGATACGCTATACATCGGTCAACTTACAGGCGCTGCTGGAAGGCGTCAGCTTTCTGGCGGCCGGCGGCGTAACGGCGGCCATGCTGGCAACGGGACGCTACCTTTCCTTTGTCGCGCCGCGCCTCTTCCCCTGTCTGTGCCTGATGGCGGCCGTCATGACCGTCTGGGGGGGCGTATCGTTGAGACAGATGGGCCGGCCCGTTTATCGTTTTTCCTATGGTCATTGTCTGACGCTGCTTATTCCCGTACTCCTTTTCGCCGGTCCCCTGTTGCTGGGTACGGCGTATTCGCCTGGTATCGGCGCCGTAAGCGCGGCTGCCGCGGAGACGGCGGACGACGTGGCGGAGAAGCCCTACGGGATTGATTTTGATGCCGATCACGGTAGCGGCATCGACAACGAGGGCAAGCGGATCATCTTAACGACGGCAAATTATTATTCCGTCATTCTCACGTTGACGAAGGATATCAAGGCCTATGAAGGCTATGATATCTATATGATCGGATTCGTTTCCTACTCTGACGGTCGTCTTAAAGACAACAGTTTCGTTCTGGCCCGGTATCTCATGTTCTGCTGTGTCAACGACCTGTCGCCGTTTGGGTTGGATTGCCTGTACACGGGCAATAAACGTTGGCCTGAAAATCAGTGGGTCGCCGTCAAAGGAACGGTTACGAGCCGGACATACCATAGCAGGCCGCAGCCGACGATTCAAGTGGAAAAAATTGTGCCGGCCAAAAGGGTACCGGGCTATGTGTACCCGCAATAA
- a CDS encoding permease — MKRIPVYIVTGFLSTGKTRFINHVLPWRETTAGVVLMEEGMTAPACDHVLTVPLAADGNIRGIAYLLRRYLREHPVGELWVEWNGMVPFRLAEALFFHRDLRNLIEIKTVFFVTTAAFCLHRLGKTGTAVVSQLRNADKVVMFEPPALTEGETVHAAGHIVKTLRPDIGITCFGELSSAQRTNRLCRPVRKTSLVRFFVLFLCLAGLYGFFATAGDPDYDSLNTVLTYSMATLLQGLPFLVLGILCSSALQLFLSASFIETFLRGNLLQGMVSALVGAVLFPVCDCAAIPVFRGLVSRKVPVPTAMLFMLAGPLLNPIVILSTYYAFMGVNSVVLARLVLGTVAAVTVSLSFLGYKGLEREDFRQQVPLEFCGFDATSGAPYGKGMQFLLHARSDFFRMAPYLLIGTVLSSLFQVYGEGAFFLYDLQEHVPVAIVLLLALAFLLSLCSTSDAMIARNLSTRVPLPAVMGFLIMGPMLDVKNFLILSALFPKAFVYRLTATIIFVSFVMAWLYALLWGGGSL, encoded by the coding sequence ATGAAACGAATTCCCGTGTATATTGTTACCGGTTTTCTCAGTACCGGTAAGACGCGTTTCATCAATCACGTTTTACCGTGGCGCGAGACGACGGCCGGTGTCGTTTTGATGGAAGAGGGAATGACGGCGCCGGCTTGCGATCATGTGCTGACCGTACCGTTGGCGGCTGACGGAAATATACGCGGCATCGCTTATTTGCTGCGCCGTTATTTGCGAGAACATCCTGTCGGCGAGCTTTGGGTAGAGTGGAACGGCATGGTGCCTTTCCGCCTGGCGGAGGCGCTCTTTTTTCATCGTGATCTGCGGAATCTCATCGAGATAAAGACCGTTTTTTTCGTTACGACGGCGGCATTTTGCCTGCACCGATTGGGCAAGACCGGTACTGCCGTTGTCAGTCAGCTTCGCAATGCCGATAAAGTCGTTATGTTCGAGCCGCCGGCGCTGACGGAGGGGGAAACGGTGCATGCTGCCGGGCATATTGTAAAAACCCTGCGTCCCGATATAGGGATAACATGTTTCGGAGAGTTGTCGTCGGCGCAGCGGACGAACCGACTTTGCCGGCCTGTGAGGAAGACATCGCTGGTCCGGTTTTTCGTGCTTTTTCTCTGTCTTGCCGGTCTCTACGGCTTTTTTGCGACAGCCGGCGATCCTGATTACGATTCGCTCAATACGGTTTTGACGTATTCTATGGCGACGCTGCTTCAAGGACTGCCGTTTCTCGTGCTGGGAATTCTGTGTTCATCGGCCTTGCAGCTCTTTTTGTCGGCCTCTTTCATCGAAACCTTTTTAAGAGGAAATCTCTTGCAGGGCATGGTCAGCGCATTGGTTGGCGCAGTTCTCTTTCCCGTCTGTGACTGTGCGGCCATTCCTGTTTTTCGCGGACTCGTGAGCCGCAAGGTGCCGGTGCCGACGGCCATGCTTTTTATGCTGGCAGGGCCGCTGCTCAATCCGATCGTCATTTTATCGACGTACTATGCATTTATGGGCGTAAACAGCGTCGTCCTGGCCCGGCTCGTCCTCGGAACGGTTGCGGCCGTCACCGTCAGTCTCTCTTTTCTCGGCTACAAAGGCTTGGAGCGGGAGGATTTCCGGCAGCAGGTTCCGCTGGAATTTTGCGGCTTTGACGCGACTTCCGGCGCGCCATACGGCAAGGGCATGCAGTTTCTGCTTCACGCGCGGAGCGACTTTTTCCGCATGGCGCCGTATTTGCTTATCGGCACCGTCTTGTCGTCGCTGTTTCAGGTATACGGCGAAGGGGCTTTTTTCCTCTACGACTTGCAGGAACATGTGCCGGTGGCGATTGTGCTGCTTTTGGCATTGGCCTTTCTCTTGTCCCTCTGTTCGACGTCAGACGCGATGATTGCCCGCAACCTGAGTACCCGTGTGCCGCTGCCGGCGGTCATGGGATTCCTGATCATGGGACCCATGTTGGATGTGAAGAACTTTCTCATCCTTTCAGCGCTCTTTCCGAAAGCCTTCGTCTACAGGCTGACGGCGACGATCATTTTTGTTTCTTTTGTTATGGCTTGGCTTTATGCGCTTTTATGGGGAGGCGGATCCCTTTGA
- a CDS encoding L-lactate dehydrogenase, protein MMQTRKVVIIGAGHVGSHVALALLQAGQANDIVLIDKDREKAFGQALDLDDAVSGSLCGRDTQVRAGEYGELQDADVLVMAFGRSRRPGETRLDMFDDSIRMANDVIGELKKVDFRGIMVSISNPADIICEYIRRRMGWQRNRCFCTGTSLETYRLLRVIAGETGVSRRSIQGFCMGEHGNSSFVVWSRVLINGKSYLELRKERAALAATTLDALQRSVKQAGDVEVDGKGCTEFGIANVACMLITAIFQDQKLVWPCSTALDGEYGERNVAAGVPCIIGKNGMEGVLEMELTESEQRQFHDSCDVLRSFLDRAEALPH, encoded by the coding sequence ATGATGCAGACACGTAAAGTGGTGATTATAGGGGCCGGGCACGTCGGTTCCCATGTGGCGCTGGCTCTGCTCCAGGCAGGCCAGGCTAATGATATCGTGTTGATTGATAAGGATCGGGAAAAGGCATTTGGACAGGCTCTTGACCTGGATGATGCTGTCAGCGGCAGCCTTTGCGGCCGCGACACGCAGGTCCGCGCCGGCGAATACGGCGAGCTTCAAGATGCCGATGTGCTGGTTATGGCTTTCGGCAGAAGCCGCCGTCCCGGTGAGACACGGCTGGATATGTTTGATGACTCCATTCGTATGGCCAATGACGTTATCGGCGAGTTAAAAAAGGTTGATTTCCGGGGGATCATGGTCAGCATTTCCAACCCTGCCGATATTATTTGCGAGTATATTCGTCGGCGCATGGGCTGGCAGCGGAATCGGTGTTTTTGCACCGGTACGAGTTTGGAAACGTACCGGCTGCTGCGGGTCATTGCCGGGGAAACCGGGGTCTCCCGCCGTTCGATTCAGGGATTTTGCATGGGCGAACATGGCAACTCGAGCTTTGTCGTATGGTCTCGCGTCTTGATCAACGGCAAATCGTATTTGGAGCTGCGGAAAGAACGGGCGGCGTTGGCAGCGACGACGCTCGACGCGTTGCAGCGTTCCGTAAAACAGGCCGGTGATGTGGAAGTAGATGGTAAGGGGTGCACGGAATTCGGCATTGCCAACGTGGCCTGTATGTTGATTACGGCGATATTCCAGGATCAGAAGTTGGTTTGGCCTTGTTCGACGGCGTTGGATGGCGAATACGGAGAACGCAATGTCGCCGCCGGCGTTCCCTGCATTATCGGCAAAAACGGCATGGAAGGCGTTTTGGAAATGGAATTGACGGAGTCGGAACAGCGGCAATTTCATGATTCCTGCGATGTTTTGCGCAGTTTCCTCGACCGCGCCGAAGCGTTGCCGCATTAA
- a CDS encoding ATP-binding protein — METKKEENPVINFIPEKPRYTFDDIILPDYVRSRIMDVADSVRYGDIVFKTWGLGKTHKHAKSLGINLYGPSGTGKTMAAHAIADYLGRKLITINYAELESKFVGETPKNIKKAFYAATNTDSILFFDEADAILGHRVTHMASASDVSVNQTRSVMLMEMNEYEDFIIFATNFIESFDSAFMRRIPVHVRFDLPDEGQRKLLWRRYIPDEMPNDINIDALANDYAGISGGDIANAVLMSAFKAARQHDSQVTEAYVREMIENAIAGKKANGAGRK, encoded by the coding sequence ATGGAAACGAAAAAAGAAGAAAATCCGGTCATCAATTTCATACCGGAAAAGCCGCGGTACACCTTTGATGATATTATTTTGCCCGATTATGTGCGCAGTCGGATCATGGATGTCGCCGATTCGGTTCGTTACGGCGATATCGTGTTTAAGACCTGGGGCCTAGGGAAGACGCACAAGCACGCTAAAAGTCTCGGGATTAATCTGTACGGGCCGTCGGGGACGGGCAAGACGATGGCCGCCCATGCCATTGCCGACTATCTGGGACGTAAGCTGATTACGATCAACTACGCCGAATTGGAGTCAAAATTCGTCGGCGAGACGCCGAAGAACATCAAGAAAGCCTTTTATGCGGCAACCAATACGGACAGCATTCTCTTCTTCGATGAAGCCGATGCCATTTTGGGGCATCGCGTGACGCACATGGCCAGTGCTTCCGACGTCAGCGTCAATCAGACGCGGTCGGTCATGCTTATGGAAATGAACGAATATGAAGATTTCATCATCTTTGCGACGAATTTCATCGAAAGCTTCGACTCGGCCTTTATGCGTCGTATTCCCGTTCACGTCCGCTTCGATCTGCCTGACGAAGGACAGCGGAAGCTGTTATGGCGGCGCTATATTCCCGACGAAATGCCTAACGATATCAATATCGATGCCTTGGCCAACGATTACGCCGGTATTTCCGGCGGTGATATTGCCAACGCCGTGCTGATGAGCGCTTTTAAGGCGGCCCGGCAGCACGACAGTCAAGTTACGGAGGCCTATGTGCGGGAAATGATTGAGAACGCGATTGCTGGGAAAAAGGCAAACGGTGCCGGCCGAAAATAA
- a CDS encoding L,D-transpeptidase family protein: MNRRKRSLFARRRSFLIAALAALTVGTAVAATPAATVAPAAKAAPVASVSIHADNPATAPATVRKQSQEKKIVLNLASRMLTLYEGKVKIRMYPVGVGKYATPTPIGYYSVQVKEVNPTWIDPDSRTEIESGPTNPLGYRWMGIHGNYGIHGTNRPESIGGYVSNGCIRLLEKDIEDLYDHTPVGTPVEIFYDRIVIDSAPDHTVSYYIYPDGYERQPLEVEAVKKALAGYGVDNFESAEAIQAKIAASDGKPTYVAKAYDLLVNGRKLPLRALGKNGKVYLPAVAVATALRANLTWNAAEKMLTGPYAAVPGSVHSDVVYVEAADAKCMFHLDGGLTPELTYSLMSIKEAVSPAPAAGQEAGKVRDKMPVKETVKAPVNDTVKEKTKRIDLKEKIQQKGAEKA, translated from the coding sequence ATGAATAGGAGAAAACGATCCCTTTTTGCCCGGCGCCGCAGTTTTTTGATTGCCGCTCTGGCCGCATTGACTGTCGGAACGGCTGTGGCTGCAACGCCGGCGGCGACGGTTGCGCCAGCGGCGAAAGCTGCACCTGTTGCCAGTGTTTCCATTCATGCCGATAATCCTGCGACTGCGCCGGCAACGGTGCGGAAGCAGTCGCAGGAAAAGAAGATAGTCCTGAATCTGGCAAGTCGGATGTTAACGCTTTATGAGGGGAAGGTGAAGATTCGCATGTATCCCGTAGGCGTCGGCAAGTATGCGACGCCTACGCCGATCGGGTATTATTCCGTGCAGGTGAAAGAAGTGAATCCGACATGGATTGATCCCGACAGCCGGACGGAGATTGAATCGGGGCCGACAAACCCCCTGGGGTACCGCTGGATGGGAATACACGGAAATTACGGGATTCACGGGACTAATCGGCCGGAGTCCATTGGCGGCTACGTATCTAACGGCTGTATTCGTCTCCTGGAAAAGGATATAGAAGACCTGTACGACCACACGCCGGTAGGGACGCCGGTAGAAATTTTTTATGATCGCATCGTCATTGACAGCGCGCCTGATCATACGGTGTCTTATTACATTTACCCCGACGGTTACGAGCGGCAGCCATTGGAGGTGGAGGCCGTGAAAAAGGCGTTAGCCGGCTACGGTGTGGATAATTTCGAATCGGCTGAAGCTATTCAGGCGAAAATCGCCGCTTCCGACGGCAAGCCGACGTATGTTGCTAAAGCCTATGATCTTTTGGTGAACGGCCGGAAGCTGCCGCTTCGCGCTTTGGGCAAGAACGGCAAGGTCTATTTGCCGGCCGTTGCCGTTGCGACAGCTCTGCGGGCCAATTTAACCTGGAACGCTGCTGAGAAGATGTTGACGGGCCCTTATGCCGCAGTGCCGGGGAGCGTGCACAGCGATGTCGTTTATGTCGAAGCGGCTGATGCCAAATGCATGTTCCATCTTGACGGCGGATTGACGCCGGAATTGACCTATTCCCTGATGTCGATCAAGGAGGCGGTGTCGCCGGCGCCGGCAGCCGGGCAAGAGGCCGGTAAGGTCCGCGATAAAATGCCGGTAAAGGAAACGGTCAAAGCCCCGGTTAACGATACCGTAAAGGAGAAGACGAAGCGCATCGATTTGAAAGAGAAAATACAGCAGAAGGGCGCGGAAAAAGCGTAG
- the hcp gene encoding hydroxylamine reductase: MDQKMFCFQCEQTMGGTGCTGGTGVCGKSSAAANLQDELTGALIGLARTCQSVPATAHTYRVILEGLFTTITNVDFNVDTIQAMTDKVNAEKAALIAGNEGAFDKVRKLFGGSSAADKAAANYNIQQVWSGNEDVRSLKSLILFGMRGMAAYAYHALMLGHSSDEVNQFFVKGLHALGEDWGMDELLPIVLETGKANFACMEMLDRANTTTYGTPTPTTVPLTIEKGPFIVVTGHDLKDLELLLKQTEGKGVNIYTHGEMLPAHGYPELKKYKHLKGNFGTAWQNQQKEFDNVPAAFLFTTNCLMPPRKSYSDRVFTTEVVSFPGLVHIDDNKDFTPVINKALELGGYAEDHEMTGINGGKTVMTGFGHGTVLGVADKVIDAVKAGAIKHFFLVGGCDGARPGRNYYTEFVQKAPQDSVILALACGKYRFNDLDLGTIGGLPRIMDMGQCNDAFSAIKVALALAEAFECGVNELPLSLVLSWYEQKAVCILLTLLYLGIKNIYLGPTLPAFVSPNVLNYLVENYNISPLSTPEEDLKKILG; this comes from the coding sequence ATGGATCAGAAAATGTTTTGCTTTCAATGTGAACAAACAATGGGCGGTACAGGCTGTACAGGCGGCACAGGAGTCTGCGGCAAATCGTCGGCGGCAGCAAACTTGCAGGACGAATTGACCGGCGCCCTGATCGGTCTTGCCCGTACCTGTCAATCAGTTCCGGCCACGGCGCACACGTACCGTGTCATCTTGGAAGGTCTGTTCACGACAATCACCAACGTTGACTTTAACGTCGACACGATTCAGGCCATGACCGATAAAGTCAACGCCGAAAAGGCGGCGCTCATTGCCGGCAACGAAGGCGCTTTCGACAAAGTGCGCAAGCTTTTCGGCGGCTCTTCCGCGGCAGACAAAGCCGCCGCCAACTACAACATCCAGCAAGTATGGAGCGGCAACGAAGACGTTCGTTCATTGAAATCCCTGATCCTTTTCGGCATGCGCGGCATGGCTGCCTACGCATATCACGCGCTGATGCTCGGTCACTCCAGCGATGAAGTAAATCAGTTCTTCGTCAAAGGACTCCACGCGCTCGGCGAAGACTGGGGCATGGATGAACTCTTGCCGATCGTACTGGAAACAGGTAAAGCCAACTTCGCCTGCATGGAAATGCTCGATCGCGCCAACACGACGACATACGGCACGCCGACGCCGACGACTGTTCCCCTGACAATTGAAAAAGGACCGTTCATCGTCGTGACCGGCCACGATTTGAAAGACCTCGAATTGCTTCTGAAACAGACAGAAGGCAAAGGCGTCAACATTTATACGCACGGGGAAATGTTACCAGCCCACGGCTATCCTGAATTGAAGAAATATAAACACCTCAAAGGCAACTTCGGCACCGCCTGGCAGAACCAACAAAAGGAATTCGACAATGTGCCGGCAGCCTTCCTCTTTACGACGAACTGTCTGATGCCGCCGCGCAAATCGTACAGCGACCGCGTCTTCACTACGGAAGTCGTCTCCTTCCCCGGTCTCGTGCATATTGATGACAATAAAGACTTCACGCCAGTTATCAACAAAGCTCTCGAACTCGGCGGCTATGCGGAAGATCATGAAATGACCGGCATCAACGGCGGCAAAACGGTCATGACGGGCTTTGGCCACGGTACCGTTCTCGGTGTCGCCGATAAAGTTATCGACGCCGTTAAAGCCGGCGCCATCAAACACTTCTTCCTCGTCGGCGGCTGCGACGGCGCCCGTCCGGGTCGTAACTATTACACCGAATTCGTGCAGAAAGCGCCTCAAGACTCCGTTATCCTCGCCTTGGCCTGCGGTAAATACCGCTTCAACGACCTGGATCTCGGCACCATCGGCGGACTCCCCCGCATCATGGATATGGGCCAGTGTAACGACGCCTTCAGCGCTATCAAAGTGGCTCTTGCCCTTGCGGAAGCCTTCGAATGCGGCGTAAACGAACTGCCCCTCAGCCTCGTCCTCTCTTGGTATGAACAGAAAGCCGTCTGTATTCTCCTGACGCTCCTCTACTTGGGCATCAAGAACATCTACCTCGGACCTACACTTCCCGCCTTCGTATCTCCCAATGTGCTGAACTACCTCGTAGAAAACTACAACATCAGCCCGCTCAGCACACCGGAAGAAGACTTGAAGAAAATCTTAGGATAA